The Stigmatella aurantiaca DW4/3-1 genome contains the following window.
GGCGGGCGGCCAGGCCTCGAAATCAGTCTCGGGCTGCAGGTACACCAGCGCACGGCGGCGGAGGCCGGCCCTGTCCGTCACCAGTCTGGCGGCGCGCCGGTACGCGAAGGGGTGCCCCTCGAAGACGTCGAGTGCGCGAAGGTCCTCGGGGGTGAGGCGGTACAGCAGCCCCTCGACGTGGGCGCCGCGCACCCGCTGGAGGCTGGCGACGGCTCCTCCCCAGCGGCGGCTGTACCCGCCAAACACCAGGGTGTGGCCGGGAAGGGTGGCCCGGGCCTCGACGGTAGCGCCGGGGCAGCGCGTGCGCATTTGCGCCCTGTCGAGGTTGGAGCCGTAGGCGAAGTAGAGCATGGGGATTCTCCCGTGAAGGGCGGGCGCAGGGCCCGCCGTTGTCGTTGCCAGCCAGGGCGCCTGCAGGGCCTTGGTGCGGTGCCTCCGTGGTGGAAAGGCGTACTAAGTTGGGTTCGCCGCCCAGCGCGGCGGGGCCTACCTCTCGTTGTCGCTGCGCGAGGCGGTGTGTCTCTCGTTGAAGAGCTCCACCCTCGCCTGGGCCCGGGCGCGCCGGTGTGCGAGCCGGGTGCCGCGGATGTGGACCTTCCGAGAAAGACGTCCGCAGTAGCTTTTTGTGGGGTACCTGCCGTGCGATGGGCAGCAGCCCCATCGGCAGTTGCTCCGGTCCTTCCGGTTGATTCCGTATGCCTTCATTGGTGCGTCTCTTGTATTGGCGAGGGGCACCCGCCCTTCGCGAAAGACATACACGCTCTGGTTCGGCATTGAAGCAAGCCCTGTTTGAGGCGGCGCGAGGGGCGCGGGTTGGGCGGGCCCGGCATCCCTCCAGGGGAGTCCCCTGTCGCGAACGCAGGCGGGCGCCAGGGCCCTGTGGCGCCCGTGAAGGCCTCGTCACGCGGCGGCCATGGCTTCGGCGGGCGCGCCGCCCTGCGTGCCCCCTGCGCCGCCCTGTGCGCCCTGCGGGCCCTCGCTGCCGGGCGAGCCGTCCTCGCCTCCGCCCGGGCTGCGCCTGTCGCGGCGCTGCCCCTTCCAGGCGGCGCTGCCCTTCAGGTTCTTGAGGAGGTGGAGGCGGGCCGTCTTGAATTCCTCGCCGATGAGGCCCAGGTGCAGGAGGAACACCCGGAAGTCGTACTTGGCGGTGGCGGGGTTGAAGTCGCGGCGCTTGCTGGAGGCGGCCTTCGAGGCCAGGGCCCGGGCGGCCAGGGCCAACACCAGTTGGACGTAGGCCTTCACCTCTCCCGCGTGCACCGTGCCGTTGAAGTACCGGAATTCAATCGTGCCCCGGAAGAAGAGGCTGTTGAGGTTGAGGCCGTGGTAGCGGCTCTGGTCGTAACGGGTGGGCATGCTGTTGCGGCGCCCGTACCAAGCCTCATTCACGTCCTGGAGGGTGCGGGGGCGCCGGGCCTCCAGGCGCTGGATGAAGGCCGCGTCGATGGGCTTGCAGAAGCGGCTCAGCCGCGCCGCGCTCACCCCGAGGGCCGTCTCCAGGAGGCGCTCCTGCTTGTGCACCATCTTCACGAGGTTGGTGACGCTCTGCGCCTCGAAGCGGCTGCCGTCGACGTGGATGTGGATTCCGGTGGAGGCGTCGGCTCGGGCGCCGGCTTCGCGGGCGGCGCGCACCACCTGCTGTAAGGCTTCCAGGTCCTGATAGGTGAGAATGGGGGAGACGATTTCGCCGCTATGGTCGCCCCCGCTCAGCGAGGCGTCCGCCACCACCTT
Protein-coding sequences here:
- a CDS encoding gamma-glutamylcyclotransferase family protein, with the protein product MLYFAYGSNLDRAQMRTRCPGATVEARATLPGHTLVFGGYSRRWGGAVASLQRVRGAHVEGLLYRLTPEDLRALDVFEGHPFAYRRAARLVTDRAGLRRRALVYLQPETDFEAWPPAARYFLVLWHAYGRLGFNRAALSGALGGAA
- a CDS encoding amidoligase family protein; this translates as MKTLRFGIEIETVGASRQKLAHAIQSAVGGHVSGDYRGMQVTDTQGRAWKVVADASLSGGDHSGEIVSPILTYQDLEALQQVVRAAREAGARADASTGIHIHVDGSRFEAQSVTNLVKMVHKQERLLETALGVSAARLSRFCKPIDAAFIQRLEARRPRTLQDVNEAWYGRRNSMPTRYDQSRYHGLNLNSLFFRGTIEFRYFNGTVHAGEVKAYVQLVLALAARALASKAASSKRRDFNPATAKYDFRVFLLHLGLIGEEFKTARLHLLKNLKGSAAWKGQRRDRRSPGGGEDGSPGSEGPQGAQGGAGGTQGGAPAEAMAAA